The following nucleotide sequence is from Nautilia sp. PV-1.
AAGACACTCTAAAGCCGGAAGAACAGTTAAATATCAACGCTTTAAAAGACACTGTGGCTGACAATAAAGAAAAACACACACAAAGCAGAAACGTTAAAACAGATTCAATTACACAAAACAGCGGTTTCAGTGTCGACCAATTAAAACAAAACATACACAAAGCCAAACAGTCTATTCAGCATTTCAGCAGCAGATTAAAAGAAGCTATTGACAATTATAAACCGCCTATTTCCAAATTATCAATGGAACTTCATCCAAAAGAACTTGGAAAAGTAGAAGTAACTCTTGTACACAGGGGAGACAATTTACAGATACAGATAAATTCAAACAACACCGCCGTAAGTTTTTTACATTCCCAACAGCAGGAGCTTAGACAAAACTTAATTAACATGGGCTTTACCGACGTAAATATGAGTTTTAACCAGCAGCAGGATCAGGGCAATAAAGAATACAGACAAAATCAAAAATTCGGCAATAACAACAGCGAAGAAAACGACGAGCTCATTATAGAAATACCTTACCAATACGCTTAAAACAAAAAACTTCTTTTTTTCTTATTTTGGAATACTAATTGCTTGGTTTATAAAAAAGGCTTATTATGGCAGTAACAAGCGTATCAAACACAACTACCGCTTCAAGCAGCGATTTTGTATACAATCCGAACTCACAGTTAACTTCAGACCAGTTTATGCAGCTGTTTTTAACCGAACTTGAACATCAGGATCCGACCGATCCCATGGATACGGATAAAATGCTTGACCAGACAGCTCAATTATCTACAATGGAAATGAACGACAACATGCAAAAGACGTTAGACAATCTTTCTAATACTCTTCAAGCAACCGGTCAGTTCAGCGCATTGTCAGCAATAGGTAAAATGGGTGATACCGGAAACAGATATATTAACGTAACCGATGAAGATAAAAGCGTAAACTTTGATCTCTATTTCGGAAACGATATAACAAGCGGAAATGTAATAATTAAAGATAAATCCGGAAATATCGTAAAAACATTCCCTCTTGAAGCTCATACAAAAGGGGTTTTAAACTTTGACTGGGATTTAATAGGAGATAACGGACAAAGGGTTCCAAGCGATACTTATGAAGTAACCGCGGATTACACAACTCCTGACGGAAAACAAGAAACAACCGCGCTTGGGGCATATCCTATAGAATCTATCCGTTTTGAAAACGGTGAGCCTTATGCAAAATTAGGAAGCAATTATATTCCGTTCAGTCAGATACAAGAAATTTACCAATGGCAAGAATAAGCTAAAGGGATAAAATGACAACATCTTTTTATAACGGGATTACCGGACTGAAAAGTTTTCAATACGGAATTGACATATGGGGAAATAATATTGCAAATATTAATACCAACGGATATAAAGAAGAAGTTCCTGAATTTTCAACTCTTTTTGCAGACCAGCTGAGTGACCAGCCTATTTCTTCGGATATCGGAATGGGAAGCAGACTTTCATCAACAGCCATAAATTTAAGCCAGGGAAGCCTAATTCAGACAGACAATCCTTTTGATCTTTCCATTAACGGAGAAGGATGGTTTAGCGTATCAAAAGACAATCAGACTTATTATACAAGAACAGGCGCTTTTAAAAGAGACGGAGAAGGATATTTGGTTGACGACAACGGAGATTATCTGCTTGTTGCCAATGCCAATAATCTTATAAAAAATCCGGACGGAAGCTATAGCGTAAACAGAAGTATAAATACAGACAATCTGATTTCCCAAAACACTCAAATGAGCCCTATTTCCCTTCCAAATGACGTAATACTTCCGGCCGTAGCCACTACTGAAGCCACTTTAACCGCTAATTTAAATGATAACAGCGTAATTTCAACTACCACTCCGGCAACAGAAGAAAGTGATTTTAGCGCTTTGTATTCAAAAGACGGACAGGATCTGCAAATCAGAAACGGAGACTCTCTGGTATTCGGATTCGGAAATCCTGCAACATATGACAATAACCTGATATCAACCGATATATGCATTAATGACGATCCGAAAGACGGGAAAGACGCAGTATATGATTTTACATTAAACGGAAAAACTTTTAATATAGATATGCCTGACGGTTCTACAAAAGAAGAAATTCAAGACGCTTTACACAAAGCATTCGATGATGCCGGTATTCAAAACCAGATAACCGATAACGGCATAGAAATTTCTGATCCGAATCAGATAATATTAAAATCCAATAACGTACTAATGCCAAATATTGCGGCAGCTAAAATTTCATACAGTTCAGATCCCCAAAATCAGTATGAATTTTCAACAATCAGCGATTTCAATAATATAATACAGTCATTGGCAAACGACGCATATCCTGATGAAACCAAAGTATATTTAGACAGTGAAGGAAGGATATGCATAGACAATAATTCAGTAAATACAATTAACGCCTATTCTCTAAAAACAGAAGATTCAAATGATCTTTTTATGAATAATTTAGGAAGACTTGGAAATGAGATATACGGACAGACTAGTGCAAAAAGTTACGATTTTCTCCAAAATTCGCAAAGTTTCGGAGGAAACATAATCGAAGCAAACGGGCAAAAAGATACTATGTCTTTAACTTTTACAAAACAGAAAGTATTAAACGGTCAAATTCAATGGAATGGTGAAATATCAATAAAAGATCCGGATTCAAACGTTATATCTACACAAAATTTCGAACTTACATTTGATGAAAACGGCCAACTGCTCTCTCCAAAAAGCGTAAATATAACAGACCCTCAGAATATGACGTTAAATCTCGATTTGACTTCATATGCAAAATCCGACACAGGACCTTCATATTCATATACACAAAACGGTATAGAAGAAGGTTATTTGAATAATTATCAAATCAGCTCAAACGGAAATATCGAAGCTCTTTTTTCAAACGGACAAATGTCCGTACTAGGACAGATACCTGTATACCATTTTCAAAACGATCAGGGACTTGAGAGTATCGGAGGCAATCTTTTTAGAGAAACAGACAATTCAAATAAAGCAATACTTTATACGGACCAAAACGGAAATTATATCAGCGGAAGCTCATTATCATCAAACAGCCTAGAAGCGTCTAACGTTAATTTTTCACAGGCTATGACAGAACTTATTGTAATTCAAAAAGCGTATTCAAGCGCAGCCAAAGCTGTTACAACAAGCGATCAGATGATTCAAAGAGCAATTGATATGAAAAAAGGATAAAAACAGAAGCAAAAAGGAATGATTTTTGCTTGATAAATAAAAACTCAAAAGGATAGCATCATGATGAGAAGTTTATGGAGCGGAGTCAGCGGACTTAACGCTCACCAGGTGGCAATGGATGTCGAAGCAAATAATATTGCAAATGTTAATACCGTAGGTTTTAAATATTCCAGAACCAACTTTCAAAACCTTTTAAGCCAAACTGTAAAAAGCGCAACGGCGCCTCAGGGAAATTTAGGAGGTAAAAACTCCCTTCAGGTAGGTTTAGGTACAAGCGTAAGCGCAGTTGAAACAATGTTTAAACAGGGAAGTATTCAAAATACCGATAAAAATACTGATATGGCTATCAACGGAGACGGTTTTTTTGTAGTAAGCGGAGACGGAGGTAAAACATATAAATACACTAGAGCCGGAGATTTTACTTTTGACGCAGACGGAAATTTTGTCGATCCTAACGGATATATCGTTCAGGGATGGCTGGCAGACCCTGAAACTCATAATATAGACACATCTAGCGGCGTTAAACCTATTTCAATCCCTCCTGGATTAACAACTCCTGCAAATCCGACAAGTAAAATTTCAATTAAAGCCAATTTAAACAGCGGTGATCATATTTCTGAAATGTCAGGAACAAGAGCGACTGTAGATCAGACTGCGGATATTAGCGGCTTATATGACATAAACGGAAATCAAATCAGCTTAACTCCTGATGTTGATAAACTAAAATTCCAGGTCAAAAGACTTGACGGACAGACAGATACTGTTACACTTGTTTATGGCAAAAGTGCTGATGATCATGACGGTAAATTTACAACAATTAAAGACCTTATTGATGAATTAAACTACCATATAACCCATGACAGCAACGGCGCTTCATTAAGCGATACAACCAGTATTCCTCCATCTCAATATACAATTTATTTAAACGGAAACGGACAGATTACGGATCCTTCACCTGCCGGAGACGAAATTACTTTAGATACTACGGTTGTTACAAACCAGGACTTAGTAAACGTATTTAAAGCTATAAACGGTGTTTCAAAAACCACAGGTAATTTAAAAGCTATACAAAACAGCTTTATCGGAGCCGATGACGTTGGAGAACTATTTAATGCAAACGGCGATGCGTTTAACTTAAAAGACGATCAGGGAATTACAGTAAACATTAACGGATTAGGAGAAACAAGAAAATTTATCTATTCTTCAACACCTATTAACGAAACAGAAGGCTGCGGAAGCGCTACAGGATCATATCAGCCTAACAAAAACGTAATAAGCGATTCAAATGAAGGTCTTCACTGGACTTACTACAACGACAATACAAATTCAAGAGCATACTTAAATAACGGCCAGCAGGTAAGTTTCGTGTTGTCTAACGGTGATACCGTAACTTATACATACGGCAAAGACTTCCAGACATTTGACGATTTATGCTGTCTGTTAAATACAGATTTGACTAACAGAAACATCGATGACGTTGTAACTTTCCAGGACGGTAAACTTGTAGAGTCTGACGGAAGCGGAATTACTGACGCTCAAATCAAAGACAGCAACGGAAATGTTATAGCAGCAGACACGACAACACCTATCGGCAGAATGGCTAAAATGTTTGACGGGCTAGACGGAACAAATGCGGAAACTATGCAGTTTTATAAAAACGACGTTTACTATTTCCATGATATACAGGATTTAACATATTTATGGCAGACTGCTGTTGACGACAGCGGAGACCCTGCAAACTCTCCAACAGGAAACAAAGGTATAGTGTCTATTAACAGCGACGGTAAGCTTGATATTAAAAACACTTCTTCAAACTCATTCAATATTACTGTTGCAGGTTATCCTGATGATGACAAAGACAATCAGCTATTTACAGATGTATTTTCACCTATAAACGGAAGCGTTGCGGCAGGAGGCGATGCTATATCTCAGGCAATGAATGCGGCAGTTCATACTACAAGTATAGACGTATTTGACTCTCTAGGAAGCAAACATACGCTAACGCTTCATTTCAGAAAAACACATACTTCTACAAATCCAAACGATCCGACTGTTTGGAAATGGTATGCGGAAACACCTGAACCTAGTACCCTTGAACAGCCGGCAAGCGGATATGTGAAATTCAATTCAGACGGTAGTATAAACTCATACAATCCGCCAAGCCTGATATTCAATCCGAATAACGGCGCAAGCGCCGGACAGGCTATTCAGCTTGATTTCGGTTCTATGGGTAAATTTGACGGAATAACCTCTTTTGAAGCGCCAAGCGCTACAAGCGGACAGACTCAGGACGGTTATCCTGGAGGGGATTTGCAACAGCTTGTCGTAGACCAGACAGGTACCGTAATAGGCGTATTTACTAACGGAAGAAGCTATTCATTAGCACAGGTTGCATTGGCTAAATTTGTTAATAATGAAGGGCTTATGAGTGAAGGAGGAACTCTGTTCAGCGCTTCACCAAACTCAGGAGAACCTATTATCGGTACGGCGGGTACCGGAGGAAGAGGATCCATTCAGCCGAGCTCTCTTGAAATGAGTAACGTTGATTTAAGCAGAAGTTTAACACAGCTTATAGTCATACAAAGAGGTTTCCAGGCAAACTCTAAAACAATAACAACTTCAGACCAGATGCTTCAGACTTTATTACAACTAAAACAATAATGCTATAATTCGCTAAAAGTCTTTCTTTTAGCGGAGTTACCATGCAAAAACTGTTTGAAAAAAATATTAAATTTTTTTATGAAAATTTACCTCACTATTATGACCTTATAAAAAATCTAAAACATAGAAATTTTTATATAAAAGATGACAATCTTTATGATACTAACCACAACAAAGTATATCCTACATCTATAACTGGAGATTCTAAACAGTTTGCACACATTCCTACACATAATCCTCTGTGGGAAAAAGATTTTTTTTATATACATCCTTTTTACTGGAAAAAAGATTTTAATATAACGGGGGATATCATAAACTCCCTTTTCGAAAAGGCAAAAACACTCGATTCTTATACGCATGATGGTTTCTATTTTGACAAAAACTTCTTGCCCACCACGATCATTTACGGACTGCTCGCCGGAAAACATATTGACCTGCTTGTAAACAATTATGAATTCCAGTCACTGTTTATATATGAGCCTAATCCTGAATTTTTTGCAGTCAGCCTGTATTATATTGATTATGAAAAAGTGTATTCAAAATTAAAAGACAGATTTTTTTTGTGGGTAAAAGGACATATCGATTATTATGCGATTCAAAAATTTTTCCATGAAAGAAAAATAACATCGACATTTTTCAATCTCGAACTGACGACTTACAAACATCCTTTAATGGATGACGCAAAACTGAAATTCGAAGAAGTCAAACAGACCAAATTAAGAGGCTGGGGAACGTTTGAAGATGAATACAGAGGAATAAAAAACCATTTAAAAAACCTAAATAAATACCGTACGTTCAAACCCGGAAAACAGCCTAAAAAAATTCCGGTATGCATTGTAGCAAACGGTAAAAGTTTGGAAAAAAATATTGATTTTATTAAAAATAATCAAAATTCTATGATTATCATAAGTGTCGGAACGG
It contains:
- a CDS encoding flagellar hook capping FlgD N-terminal domain-containing protein, which encodes MAVTSVSNTTTASSSDFVYNPNSQLTSDQFMQLFLTELEHQDPTDPMDTDKMLDQTAQLSTMEMNDNMQKTLDNLSNTLQATGQFSALSAIGKMGDTGNRYINVTDEDKSVNFDLYFGNDITSGNVIIKDKSGNIVKTFPLEAHTKGVLNFDWDLIGDNGQRVPSDTYEVTADYTTPDGKQETTALGAYPIESIRFENGEPYAKLGSNYIPFSQIQEIYQWQE
- a CDS encoding flagellar hook-basal body complex protein: MTTSFYNGITGLKSFQYGIDIWGNNIANINTNGYKEEVPEFSTLFADQLSDQPISSDIGMGSRLSSTAINLSQGSLIQTDNPFDLSINGEGWFSVSKDNQTYYTRTGAFKRDGEGYLVDDNGDYLLVANANNLIKNPDGSYSVNRSINTDNLISQNTQMSPISLPNDVILPAVATTEATLTANLNDNSVISTTTPATEESDFSALYSKDGQDLQIRNGDSLVFGFGNPATYDNNLISTDICINDDPKDGKDAVYDFTLNGKTFNIDMPDGSTKEEIQDALHKAFDDAGIQNQITDNGIEISDPNQIILKSNNVLMPNIAAAKISYSSDPQNQYEFSTISDFNNIIQSLANDAYPDETKVYLDSEGRICIDNNSVNTINAYSLKTEDSNDLFMNNLGRLGNEIYGQTSAKSYDFLQNSQSFGGNIIEANGQKDTMSLTFTKQKVLNGQIQWNGEISIKDPDSNVISTQNFELTFDENGQLLSPKSVNITDPQNMTLNLDLTSYAKSDTGPSYSYTQNGIEEGYLNNYQISSNGNIEALFSNGQMSVLGQIPVYHFQNDQGLESIGGNLFRETDNSNKAILYTDQNGNYISGSSLSSNSLEASNVNFSQAMTELIVIQKAYSSAAKAVTTSDQMIQRAIDMKKG
- a CDS encoding flagellar hook-basal body complex protein; this encodes MMRSLWSGVSGLNAHQVAMDVEANNIANVNTVGFKYSRTNFQNLLSQTVKSATAPQGNLGGKNSLQVGLGTSVSAVETMFKQGSIQNTDKNTDMAINGDGFFVVSGDGGKTYKYTRAGDFTFDADGNFVDPNGYIVQGWLADPETHNIDTSSGVKPISIPPGLTTPANPTSKISIKANLNSGDHISEMSGTRATVDQTADISGLYDINGNQISLTPDVDKLKFQVKRLDGQTDTVTLVYGKSADDHDGKFTTIKDLIDELNYHITHDSNGASLSDTTSIPPSQYTIYLNGNGQITDPSPAGDEITLDTTVVTNQDLVNVFKAINGVSKTTGNLKAIQNSFIGADDVGELFNANGDAFNLKDDQGITVNINGLGETRKFIYSSTPINETEGCGSATGSYQPNKNVISDSNEGLHWTYYNDNTNSRAYLNNGQQVSFVLSNGDTVTYTYGKDFQTFDDLCCLLNTDLTNRNIDDVVTFQDGKLVESDGSGITDAQIKDSNGNVIAADTTTPIGRMAKMFDGLDGTNAETMQFYKNDVYYFHDIQDLTYLWQTAVDDSGDPANSPTGNKGIVSINSDGKLDIKNTSSNSFNITVAGYPDDDKDNQLFTDVFSPINGSVAAGGDAISQAMNAAVHTTSIDVFDSLGSKHTLTLHFRKTHTSTNPNDPTVWKWYAETPEPSTLEQPASGYVKFNSDGSINSYNPPSLIFNPNNGASAGQAIQLDFGSMGKFDGITSFEAPSATSGQTQDGYPGGDLQQLVVDQTGTVIGVFTNGRSYSLAQVALAKFVNNEGLMSEGGTLFSASPNSGEPIIGTAGTGGRGSIQPSSLEMSNVDLSRSLTQLIVIQRGFQANSKTITTSDQMLQTLLQLKQ